A stretch of Shewanella dokdonensis DNA encodes these proteins:
- a CDS encoding rhodanese-like domain-containing protein: MLWLGITAGADRHECVGGGGGEPRPAVRYDQELNQISMREAESLLGQPGVHFYDVNTLEIWADGYIPGAVFFNVRDWKKLLPENKQATLVFYCVNRLCTSSVLAARAVMKLGYTDVRQMPDGIYGWRISGRPVAKP, encoded by the coding sequence GTGCTGTGGTTGGGTATTACTGCTGGGGCTGACCGCCATGAATGTGTGGGCGGGGGCGGTGGTGAACCGCGTCCAGCAGTGCGCTATGACCAAGAATTAAACCAGATTTCGATGCGGGAAGCTGAGTCGTTGCTGGGGCAACCCGGCGTGCATTTTTACGATGTGAATACTCTGGAAATCTGGGCCGATGGTTATATCCCCGGGGCGGTGTTTTTTAATGTGCGTGACTGGAAAAAACTGCTGCCGGAAAACAAGCAGGCAACGCTGGTGTTTTACTGCGTTAACCGCCTGTGTACCTCTAGCGTGCTAGCGGCCAGAGCGGTGATGAAACTGGGTTATACCGATGTACGACAAATGCCAGATGGGATCTACGGCTGGCGCATCTCCGGGCGACCGGTAGCCAAACCCTGA
- a CDS encoding FKBP-type peptidyl-prolyl cis-trans isomerase, translating into MWRNRIFWLSGLALCVSVASYAGELKTQQDKESYSMGLSLGNYLSNELYQQQQLGAKADVALVIEGFVDALKNQGKLTDDETVNLLNQRAETLNQARAAQRKQVAENNRTAAAAFFEKNAKVAGVTTLKSGLQYQMQQQGTGDVPKPEDVVTAKYRGTLLDGTEFENSGEQPVRFALMTMIPGLEEGIRQLHTGGKARFFIPAALAYGADGVGEVPPQAALIFDVELVKVEKPAKSHGGMMPGM; encoded by the coding sequence ATGTGGCGTAACAGAATATTTTGGCTGAGTGGCCTGGCATTATGCGTCAGTGTCGCCAGCTATGCAGGTGAACTGAAAACCCAACAGGACAAAGAGTCTTACAGCATGGGACTGTCCTTGGGAAATTACCTGTCCAACGAGCTTTATCAACAGCAACAACTGGGAGCCAAGGCCGATGTGGCACTGGTGATTGAAGGTTTCGTCGATGCACTGAAAAACCAGGGCAAACTGACCGATGATGAAACCGTTAACCTGTTGAACCAACGCGCAGAAACCTTAAATCAGGCACGCGCTGCCCAGCGTAAACAAGTGGCGGAAAACAATCGCACCGCCGCCGCGGCCTTCTTTGAAAAAAATGCCAAGGTTGCCGGTGTTACCACTCTCAAAAGTGGCTTGCAGTATCAAATGCAGCAGCAAGGCACTGGCGATGTGCCCAAGCCAGAAGATGTCGTGACCGCCAAATACCGTGGCACGCTGCTGGATGGTACTGAATTTGAAAACAGCGGTGAGCAACCAGTACGTTTTGCGCTGATGACCATGATCCCAGGATTAGAAGAGGGGATCCGCCAATTACACACTGGTGGTAAAGCTCGCTTCTTTATTCCGGCGGCACTGGCATACGGAGCCGATGGTGTTGGCGAGGTGCCACCGCAAGCGGCGCTGATCTTCGATGTAGAGCTGGTCAAAGTGGAAAAACCGGCCAAGAGTCATGGCGGCATGATGCCGGGCATGTAA
- a CDS encoding tetratricopeptide repeat protein, translated as METALLLLILLLPLLLWWLARRHSGTQEPSFGGLGLVLCISICSALAYVQLGAFGQWQQAYVDQHIDLQLAGRITEARRQLAKTPQQPQLMLELVALYNQGGLYPEAVALQQQLIEIQGQQPELLAQLAELQYYRDQRQLSDSTCELLGQVFRQQPAQLQARMLLANALFQRQQYLPAIAQWQWLLAQPQYADYQQPLQTAIEHARKLLRQSSNRTLVADNLRQG; from the coding sequence ATGGAAACTGCTCTGCTGCTGTTAATACTGCTGTTGCCGCTGCTGCTGTGGTGGTTGGCGCGGCGTCATAGTGGCACTCAAGAACCCAGTTTCGGGGGCTTGGGGCTGGTGCTCTGCATCAGTATTTGTAGCGCCTTGGCTTATGTTCAACTGGGGGCTTTTGGCCAATGGCAGCAGGCTTATGTCGATCAGCACATCGACTTGCAACTGGCCGGGCGCATCACCGAGGCCCGGCGACAGTTAGCTAAAACACCGCAGCAACCGCAACTGATGCTGGAGCTGGTGGCGCTATACAACCAAGGCGGGCTCTACCCAGAAGCGGTGGCGCTGCAACAGCAACTGATTGAGATCCAAGGCCAACAACCTGAGCTGTTAGCGCAGTTGGCGGAGCTGCAATATTACCGCGATCAGCGGCAACTCAGCGACAGTACCTGTGAGTTGCTGGGGCAAGTCTTCCGTCAACAACCGGCACAGCTGCAAGCTCGTATGTTGCTGGCGAACGCGCTGTTTCAACGTCAGCAATATTTGCCGGCAATTGCGCAGTGGCAGTGGCTGTTAGCGCAGCCACAGTATGCCGATTACCAACAGCCGTTGCAGACGGCGATTGAGCATGCCCGTAAGTTGTTGCGCCAATCATCCAACCGCACGCTGGTGGCCGACAACCTCAGACAAGGATAA
- a CDS encoding nitrous oxide reductase accessory protein NosL: MIKWLVLAAVLLCGCSPAEPQNPYMPEAIQAHDRCHLCGMVIQQHPGPKGELLMSDGLVPKFCSTRDMFSFALQPENQRRIKAMYVHDAGRTDWEHPDDSAFIDASQAWYVYGSRRKGAMGPSLAPFSNREAAEAFAASWGGKVLSYQEVNLSLLEGALMRSGR, translated from the coding sequence ATGATCAAATGGTTAGTTTTGGCGGCTGTGTTGTTATGCGGCTGCAGCCCAGCAGAACCGCAAAATCCCTATATGCCTGAAGCCATTCAGGCTCATGACCGTTGCCACCTGTGTGGCATGGTGATCCAACAACATCCTGGCCCCAAGGGCGAACTGTTGATGAGTGACGGCTTAGTGCCCAAGTTTTGCTCGACCCGCGATATGTTCAGCTTTGCTTTACAGCCAGAAAACCAGCGGCGCATCAAGGCGATGTATGTACACGATGCTGGGCGTACCGATTGGGAACATCCAGACGACAGTGCCTTTATCGATGCATCCCAAGCTTGGTATGTCTATGGTTCGCGCCGTAAAGGTGCCATGGGGCCGTCATTAGCACCATTCTCCAATCGCGAGGCCGCCGAGGCTTTTGCCGCGTCTTGGGGCGGAAAGGTGTTGAGCTATCAAGAGGTTAACCTCAGTTTGTTGGAGGGCGCATTAATGCGCTCAGGCAGATGA
- the nosD gene encoding nitrous oxide reductase family maturation protein NosD produces MMRWALIGCLCCCGWCQAANWQAQPGQALQPLLDSTAAGDTLVLPAGRYPGPLTISHPLIIHAVPGATLFADGSGSALLISAADTQVSGLTIRNWGSDVFSLDAGVQLLPGADRVRLSRLTLQGPGYGIYAEKLIAPVIENCRILGEHRLYVLDRGDGIAMRYVEAPQLHHNHMQDVRDGIYLEDVSHSRVSHNLFQGLQYGLHYMYTHDDLAWQNRAEAVSGGYALMSSRAITLKDNQVSEAVDFGILLNVTRDSQLLGNRAVQVRNSRGKAEDGNLGKALFIYDAHDNVIRGNDFANSDIGISVALGAEGNHFYGNSISNNQIQVRYIGTQALEWSHEQRGNYWSSYQGWDLNGDGVGEQPYQPNDALDRLLWLYPSAQQLLESPIVQLLRWLSSALALQPNVGITDSYPLMQPAPWQEINDADH; encoded by the coding sequence ATGATGCGTTGGGCGCTTATCGGATGCTTATGCTGTTGCGGCTGGTGCCAAGCGGCCAACTGGCAAGCACAGCCTGGGCAAGCACTGCAGCCATTGCTGGACAGCACCGCTGCCGGTGACACCCTAGTGTTGCCCGCCGGGCGCTATCCAGGGCCACTGACGATTTCTCACCCGCTCATCATACATGCGGTGCCCGGTGCGACGTTATTTGCGGATGGCAGTGGCAGTGCTTTGCTGATCAGCGCCGCAGATACGCAGGTCAGCGGCTTGACCATCCGTAATTGGGGTAGTGATGTTTTCAGCTTAGATGCCGGCGTGCAATTGTTGCCGGGGGCCGACCGTGTGCGCCTGAGCCGCTTGACCTTGCAAGGGCCAGGTTATGGCATCTATGCCGAAAAACTCATCGCACCGGTGATCGAAAATTGCCGCATTCTGGGCGAACACCGCCTGTATGTGCTGGATCGTGGTGATGGTATCGCCATGCGTTACGTCGAGGCGCCGCAGCTTCATCACAACCATATGCAGGATGTGCGCGATGGCATCTATCTGGAAGATGTCAGCCACAGCCGTGTTAGCCACAACCTGTTCCAAGGGCTGCAATATGGCCTGCACTATATGTATACCCACGATGACTTAGCCTGGCAGAACCGTGCCGAAGCGGTCAGTGGCGGTTATGCCTTGATGAGTTCCAGAGCCATTACCTTAAAGGACAACCAAGTCAGCGAGGCGGTGGACTTTGGCATTTTGCTGAATGTTACCCGCGATAGCCAACTGCTGGGCAATCGGGCGGTACAGGTGCGTAACTCCCGAGGTAAAGCAGAAGATGGCAATCTGGGGAAGGCCCTGTTTATCTATGATGCGCACGACAATGTGATCCGCGGTAATGATTTTGCGAACAGTGATATCGGCATCAGCGTGGCCCTGGGTGCCGAGGGCAATCACTTCTACGGCAACAGTATTAGCAACAACCAGATCCAGGTGCGCTATATCGGCACTCAAGCACTGGAATGGAGCCATGAACAACGCGGCAATTACTGGAGCAGCTATCAGGGTTGGGATCTCAATGGCGATGGTGTGGGTGAGCAGCCCTATCAGCCCAACGATGCGCTGGATAGATTGCTGTGGTTGTACCCATCAGCCCAGCAACTGCTTGAGAGCCCGATTGTGCAGCTACTGCGTTGGCTCAGCAGCGCGCTGGCATTGCAACCTAATGTGGGTATCACCGATTCGTATCCATTGATGCAACCCGCACCGTGGCAGGAGATAAATGATGCAGACCATTAA
- a CDS encoding ABC transporter ATP-binding protein, producing the protein MMQTINACELAICLGGQPRLQQVSLQLHSGELLALLGHNGAGKSTLIKLLLGLYQPDSGSLTVLGDKPGRQPLQVGYLPENVSFYPQMQLGELLQYFADLKGINRRRVKQLLAEFGLQHCAKQPLRVCSKGERQRLGLAQALLSQPALLLLDEPTVGLDPLASTFMYQTLQTLRSQGCSIVVCTHELALVEPVLDQLLILEHGRVAASGTLPALQQQAQLPWQIRLPSGHAWHTDPLLAPWLREQQLLFPASLLPQLSQRLTQHWHCVDYQLQPPDLRQLFCHFLAGTDARATLAEAV; encoded by the coding sequence ATGATGCAGACCATTAATGCCTGCGAGCTGGCGATTTGCCTCGGCGGTCAGCCGCGATTACAACAGGTCAGCTTGCAGTTACACAGTGGTGAGCTGTTGGCGCTGCTTGGGCACAACGGTGCCGGTAAATCCACGTTAATCAAACTGTTATTAGGGCTGTATCAGCCAGATAGTGGTTCGCTAACCGTTTTGGGGGATAAACCCGGCAGACAGCCGTTGCAGGTGGGTTATCTGCCTGAAAATGTCAGCTTTTATCCACAGATGCAGTTGGGTGAACTATTGCAGTATTTTGCGGATCTGAAAGGGATTAATCGCCGTCGAGTCAAACAGTTACTGGCAGAGTTTGGCTTGCAGCACTGTGCCAAACAACCATTACGCGTATGTTCCAAAGGGGAGCGGCAACGGCTGGGGTTAGCTCAGGCATTATTGAGTCAGCCAGCGCTGTTGCTGCTGGATGAACCCACGGTTGGGCTCGATCCGTTAGCCTCAACTTTTATGTACCAGACCTTGCAAACGCTGCGCTCCCAAGGTTGCAGCATAGTCGTCTGCACCCATGAACTGGCGCTGGTGGAACCTGTGTTGGATCAACTGCTGATATTAGAGCATGGGCGAGTGGCCGCCAGCGGGACATTGCCAGCGCTGCAACAGCAGGCGCAACTGCCGTGGCAGATCCGGCTGCCATCGGGTCATGCTTGGCATACCGATCCGCTGTTGGCGCCTTGGCTGCGTGAGCAGCAGTTACTCTTTCCGGCATCATTACTGCCGCAATTAAGCCAGCGACTGACTCAGCATTGGCACTGTGTTGATTACCAGTTGCAGCCACCGGATCTGCGTCAGCTCTTCTGCCACTTTTTAGCTGGCACAGATGCAAGGGCAACACTGGCGGAGGCGGTATGA
- a CDS encoding ABC transporter permease yields MKNMVCVIAWRELQEARRSRWLWLAACIFALLTLAVTFGSSAVSGQLRLPPLPQLMNSLVTLSCFLLPLLALLLAADAFVAEAEAGTMLLMLTYPISKAQWLAGKLLGQGSALLLACLVGYGLLWLLPLWSSIHWQQLWRPLLTLLWSGWLLTLICLLAGYWVSLHVRSRNQALAWVLLLWLLLVLLYDLALLILAVASDSHMAPELLQWLQLLNPASGFRLLNQHPRQLPSLLLYLQPWLWLAGLWWLALRAFRQRQL; encoded by the coding sequence ATGAAAAATATGGTCTGTGTTATCGCATGGCGGGAATTACAGGAAGCTCGTCGCAGTCGCTGGCTATGGCTGGCGGCCTGCATCTTTGCCTTGCTAACCCTGGCCGTCACCTTTGGCAGCAGCGCTGTCAGTGGGCAACTGCGGTTACCGCCATTGCCACAACTGATGAATTCTCTGGTGACACTGAGCTGTTTTCTGCTGCCGCTGTTGGCCTTGTTGCTGGCGGCCGATGCGTTTGTTGCTGAAGCGGAAGCTGGCACTATGTTGCTGATGTTGACGTATCCCATCAGCAAGGCGCAGTGGCTGGCGGGTAAACTGTTAGGGCAGGGCAGCGCTTTACTGTTGGCTTGTCTGGTGGGCTACGGGCTGCTGTGGTTGTTACCATTATGGTCGTCCATTCATTGGCAACAGCTGTGGCGGCCATTGTTAACCTTGCTTTGGAGCGGCTGGCTACTGACGCTTATCTGTCTGCTGGCGGGTTACTGGGTCAGCCTGCATGTGCGCAGCCGCAACCAGGCATTGGCCTGGGTACTGCTGCTCTGGTTATTACTGGTGTTGCTGTACGATCTGGCCTTGCTGATTTTAGCCGTGGCTAGCGACAGCCATATGGCACCAGAACTGCTGCAATGGCTGCAACTGCTGAATCCCGCCAGTGGCTTTCGATTACTCAATCAACACCCTCGCCAGTTGCCGTCATTACTGCTATACCTGCAACCTTGGTTGTGGCTTGCCGGGTTATGGTGGCTGGCGCTAAGAGCATTTCGCCAGCGGCAGTTGTGA
- the uvrA gene encoding excinuclease ABC subunit UvrA, with amino-acid sequence MDKIEIRGARTHNLKNINLTIPRDKLIVITGLSGSGKSSLAFDTLYAEGQRRYVESLSAYARQFLSLMEKPDVDHIEGLSPAISIEQKSTSHNPRSTVGTITEVYDYLRLLYARVGEPRCPTHGEPLAAQTVSQMVDQVLALPEGERMMLLAPVVQGRKGEHVKLLQNLAAQGYIRARIDGEVCDLSDPPELELQVKHTIEVVVDRFKVRADLQQRLAESFETALELSGGIATVVSMDNTAAAPLLFSANFACSQCGYSMAELEPRLFSFNNPAGACPTCDGLGVQQFFDPERVITNDELSLAGGAIRGWDRRNFYYFQMLTSLAEHYHFKVETPFCELPEKIRDIVLHGSGEEKIAFRYINDRGDVVIRNHPFEGILNNMDRRYRETESNAVREELAKYISNRPCKTCGGSRLREEARNVFIGDVSLPQLTDWSIGHTSRYFAELKFDGQKAQIAEKVLKEIQDRLGFLVNVGLNYLTLSRSADTLSGGEAQRIRLASQIGAGLVGVMYVLDEPSIGLHQRDNERLLSTLTHLRDLGNTVIVVEHDEDAIRSADYIVDIGPGAGVHGGEVICAGDLNTIMQCEQSLTGQYLSGKQKITVPGPRTACDPNKMIKLYGARGNNLKNVNLEIPIGLLTCITGVSGSGKSTLINDTFFRIAHKMLNGATANEPAPYDRIEGMELCDKVVDIDQSPIGRTPRSNPATYTGIFTPIRELFSGTQEARTRGYQPGRFSFNVKGGRCEACQGDGLIKVEMHFLPDVYVPCDVCKGKRYNRETLEVRYKGKSIHEVLNMTVEEARTFFDAVPAIARKLQTLMDVGLSYVQLGQSATTLSGGEAQRVKLAKELSKRDTGQTLYILDEPTTGLHFADIQMLLDVLHKLKAQGNTIVVIEHNLDVIKTADWIVDLGPEGGSGGGTILVAGTPEQVAEHAESHTARFLKPLLQ; translated from the coding sequence ATGGATAAGATAGAAATCCGCGGTGCCCGCACCCATAACCTAAAAAATATCAATCTCACCATTCCCCGCGATAAATTGATTGTTATCACCGGGTTATCTGGTTCCGGCAAATCCTCACTGGCGTTCGACACGCTCTACGCCGAAGGTCAGCGCCGCTATGTAGAATCCCTGTCAGCCTATGCCCGACAATTCCTAAGCCTGATGGAAAAGCCCGATGTGGATCATATCGAAGGCTTGAGCCCGGCGATCTCCATCGAGCAGAAATCAACATCCCATAACCCGCGCTCTACCGTCGGCACCATTACCGAGGTGTACGATTACCTGCGCTTGTTGTATGCCCGCGTTGGCGAGCCGCGCTGCCCGACCCACGGCGAACCCTTGGCCGCGCAAACCGTGAGCCAGATGGTGGATCAGGTGCTGGCACTGCCAGAAGGTGAGCGCATGATGTTGCTGGCGCCCGTGGTACAAGGCCGTAAAGGTGAGCATGTCAAACTGCTGCAAAATCTGGCGGCACAAGGCTACATCCGCGCCCGTATCGATGGTGAAGTGTGTGACCTTTCCGATCCGCCAGAGCTGGAACTGCAAGTCAAACACACCATTGAAGTAGTGGTGGATCGCTTTAAAGTCCGCGCCGATCTGCAACAGCGTCTGGCTGAATCCTTTGAAACCGCACTGGAACTCTCGGGCGGTATTGCAACGGTTGTCAGCATGGACAACACCGCAGCGGCACCGTTGCTGTTCTCCGCTAACTTTGCCTGTAGCCAGTGTGGCTACTCTATGGCGGAACTGGAACCTCGGCTGTTCTCCTTCAACAATCCGGCGGGCGCTTGTCCTACTTGTGATGGTCTGGGAGTCCAGCAGTTTTTCGATCCAGAAAGAGTCATTACCAATGATGAACTGTCGCTGGCGGGTGGTGCAATTCGCGGTTGGGATCGACGTAATTTCTATTACTTCCAGATGCTGACCTCGCTGGCAGAACACTACCACTTCAAAGTGGAAACCCCGTTTTGCGAGTTACCGGAAAAAATCCGCGATATTGTGCTGCACGGTTCTGGGGAGGAGAAAATCGCCTTCCGTTATATCAATGACCGTGGCGATGTGGTGATACGTAATCATCCATTTGAAGGCATCCTCAACAATATGGATCGCCGTTATCGCGAGACCGAATCTAACGCGGTGCGTGAAGAACTGGCTAAATACATCAGCAACCGCCCTTGTAAAACCTGTGGCGGCTCGCGTTTGCGTGAAGAAGCGCGCAATGTGTTTATCGGCGATGTTAGCCTGCCACAACTGACCGATTGGTCTATCGGCCATACCAGCCGTTATTTTGCCGAGCTGAAATTTGATGGGCAGAAAGCGCAGATTGCCGAAAAGGTACTGAAAGAGATCCAGGATCGACTCGGGTTTCTGGTCAATGTTGGACTGAATTATCTTACGCTGTCGCGCTCTGCCGATACTCTCTCAGGCGGCGAAGCTCAGCGTATCCGCCTGGCAAGCCAGATTGGCGCCGGGTTAGTGGGCGTGATGTACGTGCTGGATGAACCGTCCATTGGTTTGCATCAACGCGATAATGAACGGCTGTTGAGCACCCTGACCCATCTGCGCGATCTCGGCAATACCGTGATTGTGGTAGAACACGATGAAGATGCTATCCGCAGTGCCGATTATATTGTGGATATTGGCCCCGGTGCTGGGGTTCATGGTGGTGAAGTGATCTGCGCTGGTGACCTGAATACCATCATGCAATGTGAGCAGTCACTTACCGGGCAATATCTGTCTGGCAAGCAAAAAATTACTGTGCCCGGCCCCCGTACTGCATGTGATCCCAACAAGATGATCAAGCTGTATGGCGCCCGCGGTAATAACCTCAAGAATGTTAATCTGGAAATTCCCATTGGGCTGCTGACCTGCATCACCGGGGTATCTGGCTCTGGTAAATCGACGCTGATCAACGACACCTTCTTCCGTATTGCCCATAAGATGCTCAACGGCGCCACCGCCAACGAACCCGCGCCTTATGACCGTATTGAAGGCATGGAACTGTGCGACAAAGTGGTGGATATCGATCAGAGCCCGATTGGTCGCACTCCGCGTTCCAATCCTGCCACTTACACAGGCATTTTTACGCCGATCCGTGAGCTGTTTTCTGGCACGCAGGAAGCGCGTACTCGCGGTTATCAGCCAGGGCGTTTCTCCTTTAACGTTAAAGGCGGTCGCTGCGAAGCCTGTCAGGGTGACGGTTTGATCAAGGTAGAGATGCACTTTTTGCCGGATGTGTATGTGCCCTGTGATGTGTGTAAAGGCAAGCGCTATAACCGCGAAACCTTAGAAGTGAGATACAAGGGCAAAAGCATTCATGAAGTGCTGAACATGACGGTAGAAGAAGCCCGCACCTTCTTTGATGCTGTGCCGGCCATTGCCCGCAAACTGCAAACTTTGATGGATGTGGGGCTTTCTTACGTGCAACTCGGGCAGAGCGCCACCACGCTGTCTGGCGGTGAAGCGCAGCGGGTGAAGTTAGCCAAGGAACTGTCTAAACGCGATACCGGCCAGACCCTGTATATTCTGGATGAACCCACCACAGGGCTGCACTTTGCCGATATCCAAATGCTGCTGGATGTACTGCATAAACTGAAAGCCCAAGGCAACACTATTGTGGTGATTGAGCATAATCTGGATGTGATCAAAACCGCAGACTGGATTGTAGACTTAGGGCCAGAAGGCGGCTCAGGCGGCGGCACCATTCTGGTAGCGGGCACACCGGAACAGGTGGCCGAGCATGCGGAATCACATACCGCCCGCTTCCTCAAACCACTGTTGCAATAA
- a CDS encoding LysR family transcriptional regulator, whose translation MINPLWLRTFVALSEMKNFTRTAERLGITQAAVSQQMRQLERQFGTLLIRRGREMQLTPAGVALLHYQQEMETAENRLQMRLTEAEATCGDIGIVSPGSIGLRLYPLLLDLQQQHAGLIIRHRFAPDTEVLQAVLSNHYELGLTSTKPDDARLNASCFTKEPLELVIPANKTIEHWQDLMQLGFIDHPDGRAMATRLLSRCFPGNPGISSLPVTGFSNQVSLLLEPVARGLGFTVLPHFARISFANQQAIKVVETSVSVVDTLWLIHRQEWPLSSRAEKVVCYLRQALHCTVDEPE comes from the coding sequence ATGATTAATCCACTGTGGTTACGCACATTTGTGGCACTGAGTGAGATGAAAAATTTTACTCGCACCGCCGAACGTTTGGGGATTACGCAAGCAGCGGTCAGCCAGCAGATGCGACAACTGGAACGGCAGTTTGGCACCTTGTTGATCCGCCGTGGCCGCGAGATGCAGCTAACGCCCGCCGGTGTAGCACTGCTGCACTATCAGCAAGAGATGGAAACGGCCGAAAACCGTTTACAGATGCGCTTAACGGAGGCGGAAGCCACTTGCGGTGACATTGGTATTGTTTCGCCTGGCAGTATCGGTCTGCGCTTGTATCCGCTGTTATTAGATCTGCAACAGCAGCATGCGGGGCTGATCATCCGTCACCGTTTTGCTCCCGATACCGAAGTGCTGCAAGCTGTGTTGAGTAATCACTATGAGCTTGGTTTAACCAGTACCAAACCGGACGATGCCCGCCTCAATGCCAGCTGTTTTACCAAAGAGCCGTTAGAGTTGGTGATCCCCGCCAACAAAACGATTGAACACTGGCAAGACTTAATGCAACTGGGGTTTATCGATCATCCTGATGGTCGCGCCATGGCGACCCGCCTGTTAAGCCGCTGTTTTCCTGGTAATCCCGGCATTAGCAGTTTACCTGTCACCGGCTTTAGCAATCAGGTAAGCCTGTTATTGGAGCCGGTCGCCAGGGGCTTAGGATTTACGGTACTGCCTCATTTTGCGCGGATATCTTTTGCCAACCAACAGGCCATTAAGGTCGTAGAAACCTCGGTATCCGTGGTCGATACACTATGGCTGATCCACCGTCAGGAATGGCCCTTATCCAGCCGTGCGGAAAAAGTGGTGTGTTACCTGCGGCAGGCGTTACATTGTACCGTAGATGAACCGGAATAG
- the ssb gene encoding single-stranded DNA-binding protein, with protein sequence MASRGVNKVILVGNLGQDPEVRYMPNGNAVANITVATSDTWKDQQGQQQERTEWHRVVIFGKLAEVAGEYLRKGSQVYLEGRLQTRKWKDQGGQDRYTTEVVIDMQGSMQMLGGRQQNQGGAPAQGGNMGGGYTAPQGGNQYAAPQQSQPQYAAPQPSAPQYNAPQQAAPAYQQPQQNSGYAPKPQSQQRPAPQPQQQPQQQPQQNYTPDLDDGWDDDIPF encoded by the coding sequence ATGGCCAGTCGTGGTGTTAACAAGGTAATTCTGGTAGGCAATCTGGGGCAGGACCCCGAAGTGCGCTATATGCCAAACGGCAATGCTGTAGCAAATATCACCGTGGCGACCAGTGATACCTGGAAGGATCAGCAGGGACAGCAACAGGAACGTACCGAGTGGCATCGTGTGGTCATCTTCGGCAAGCTGGCTGAAGTGGCCGGGGAATATCTGCGTAAAGGTTCGCAAGTATATCTGGAAGGTCGCCTGCAAACCCGTAAGTGGAAGGATCAAGGTGGTCAGGATCGCTACACTACCGAGGTGGTTATCGATATGCAGGGTAGCATGCAGATGCTGGGTGGTCGTCAGCAGAATCAAGGTGGCGCACCAGCGCAGGGCGGTAATATGGGCGGTGGTTATACTGCGCCTCAGGGCGGTAATCAGTATGCTGCTCCACAGCAATCCCAGCCACAGTACGCGGCACCACAGCCGTCAGCACCGCAGTACAATGCTCCGCAACAGGCGGCTCCGGCTTATCAACAGCCACAGCAGAACAGTGGTTATGCGCCTAAACCGCAATCGCAGCAGCGCCCTGCACCACAACCTCAGCAGCAACCACAACAGCAGCCACAGCAGAATTACACACCAGATCTGGATGATGGCTGGGATGATGATATCCCGTTCTAG
- a CDS encoding DMT family transporter: MKNWLFLTIAILGEVMATTTLKSTDGFTKLLPSFVVCLGYVISFYFLSLSLKAIPVAIAYAVWAGLGVACVTVIAWIVYGQKMDAWGFFGIGLIVCGVAVLNLLSKTSTH, encoded by the coding sequence GTGAAAAATTGGCTGTTCTTAACTATTGCGATACTCGGTGAAGTAATGGCGACGACAACATTAAAGTCTACCGATGGTTTTACTAAACTACTTCCTTCCTTTGTTGTTTGCCTTGGCTACGTTATTTCTTTTTATTTCCTATCGTTATCCCTTAAAGCGATACCCGTTGCCATTGCCTATGCGGTTTGGGCTGGCTTAGGGGTAGCTTGCGTCACTGTGATTGCGTGGATTGTCTATGGACAGAAAATGGACGCATGGGGATTTTTTGGCATCGGATTAATCGTATGTGGTGTTGCTGTACTTAATCTGCTGTCTAAAACTAGCACTCATTGA
- a CDS encoding DUF3800 domain-containing protein, translating to MTNKYFLDESGNTGDLVKLPADINFANQPFFSLSCVKVESCEDLNEYIEALKKKHKVQGDELKSKNLYKSKPKFIIDLFHYIKQENLPFYVEVVDKKYCITTSMVNHQIVPPYFQQFDNEQQAIGFGNELADYLAEHLPLKCYDAFLKHV from the coding sequence GTGACAAACAAGTATTTTTTGGATGAAAGTGGAAATACAGGCGATTTAGTAAAATTACCTGCTGATATTAACTTTGCTAATCAACCATTTTTTTCGCTATCTTGCGTTAAGGTTGAAAGCTGTGAAGATCTAAATGAATACATAGAAGCCTTGAAGAAAAAACATAAAGTTCAAGGTGATGAGTTAAAATCAAAAAATTTGTATAAGTCTAAACCAAAATTTATAATTGATTTGTTTCATTACATAAAACAGGAAAATCTTCCTTTCTATGTTGAAGTTGTAGATAAAAAATATTGTATTACAACTTCGATGGTTAACCACCAAATTGTCCCTCCATATTTTCAACAATTTGATAATGAGCAGCAGGCTATTGGTTTTGGAAATGAACTGGCTGACTATTTGGCCGAGCATTTACCTTTAAAGTGTTATGATGCATTTTTGAAGCATGTATAG